ATATCAACATTGCAGCCACAAGAGCAGCTGCCCAGCTAACTTCGGAGCAGGCATTCATATCGCTAAAAAACATTTTTGACAGAATATCCAGGAGCATGAGCTATTGAAAGGTTCTTTTTAAGGCTTGCCTTGTTGCTGATACGGGCATATCAATACCTATTGTCTCCTGTTATGGCTCCAAAATGCCGCTTTTATCCAACCTGTTCGGAGTATGCCTATCAGGCCCTATTGCGCCATGGCCTGCTGAAAGGAATTGTCTTGGCATTAAAGCGGATGCTAAGGTGCCACCCGTTTAATCCGGGTGGCGTTGATCCGGTTCCATAAAAGCTCTGGACCAAAAACGTTGGAACCTCAAAAGGCAGCGCCGTCCGGTTTTAATCCGGACAGGCTCTGGAAGCGCGATATCCTGCTGTTTTGATAGATCATTGATGGGCGGCACCTCAAAATGTGCCGATTGCATCAGGGTGTATGCTCCCGCCTTCGATCGGTCCCGCAAAGACGATG
This genomic interval from Candidatus Desulfatibia profunda contains the following:
- the yidD gene encoding membrane protein insertion efficiency factor YidD gives rise to the protein MLLIRAYQYLLSPVMAPKCRFYPTCSEYAYQALLRHGLLKGIVLALKRMLRCHPFNPGGVDPVP